Genomic segment of Candidatus Binatia bacterium:
GCGATCAGCGGCTCGAAGCCCTGGCGCGCGACGGTGCGCCCGCCATGCCGTCGATGTTCGCCAACCTCTTCCGCCTGCACGCCGAGCGCTACGGCACCACCGTCGAACAGATGGCCATGGTCTCGGTAAAGAACCGCGGCTACGGCGCCGGGAACCCGCGGGCGCAGTTCCACGACCCGGTGACCGTCGACGACGTCATGCGATCGCGCGAAGTGGCGCCGCCGTTGCGCCTGCTCATGTGCTGCCCGACCAGTTCGGGCGCCGCGGCGGCGGTGGTCACCAGCGCCGACGTTGCCCGCACGACGCGGCGGCCGATTCGCGTGGTGGCGTCGGCGCTGCAATCGGATCCGGCGCTCGGCGGCGGCGATCCGCTGGCGGGTATCACCGAGATCAACAGCCGCGTCATGCGCGCCGCGTACGAACAGGCCGGTATCGGTCCCGACCGGATCGATTGCGCCGAGGTGCACGACTGCTTTTCGATCGCCGAGATCATTCATTACGAGAACCTCGGTCTGTGTGCCCGTGGCGAAGGCGGCCGTTTCGTCGAGCAGGGTCTCGCCACGGCGCGGGTCAAGGTCAGCACCAGCGGCGGCTTGCTGGCGAAGGGCCATCCGCTCGGCGCTACCGGCGTCGCACAGGCCGTCGAAGCCGTCGAACAATTGCGCGGCGAGTCGGGTGCGCGTCAGGTGCCCAACGCCCGCGTCGCGCTGACCCACTGTCAGGGGTTCGGCGGCGCCGCCGGCGTCCACATCTTCACGGCGTGAGCGAGGGCGGACCCATGCGGGAACGAAACGAGTTGATCCTCGCGGATCTCGTGGCGGCGCGGGCGGAAGCGGCTCCCGACTTCGACGTTGTCACCTTCGACGGCGGCGGCGTGCGCCCGCACGAAGTGCGCACGTACGCCGACCTGTGGATGAACGGCAACCGCGTCGCCGCCGGGCTCGTCGCCAAAGGGCTGGCCAAAGGCGACCGCTTCGGCCTGATGATGCGCAACCACCCGGAGTTCGTCGAGACCATGGTGGCCGCGTCGATTACCGGCGGCGTGTTCGTGCCCGTCGATCCGCGCACCCGGGGCGATAAGCTCGCCTACACGCTGCGCAACTCCGAGTGCCGCGGCATCGTCTGTGCCGACTACTGCCTCGCCCAGGTGGCGGCGGTGCGCGCCGACGTGCCGTCGCTGGAGTGGATCGTCGTGCTCGAATCGCAGGAAGACGCGAACTGCATGCCCACCGGCGACGTGCGAGGAGCGGAGCCATTTGCGCCGCTGCTCGACCGGCCCGAGACGTACGTGACCCCGCGTGTCGAGGTGCCGGGGGACCCGCTGGAGATCATCTACACGTCGGGAACGACCGGCGACCCGAAGGGTGTCGTCTGCCCCAACGGCCGTTACGTCGGGGCGAGCGCGATCGGGTACCTGATCGGCTTCCAGCCCGGCGACCGGCCGTACAACGGACTGTCGCTGACCCACGGCAACGCGCAACTGATCACCCTGGCGCCGTCGCTGTCCATGAAACTGCGGGCCGTGTTCAGCCGCCGATTTACCAAGTCGCGGCTCTGGGACGTGCTGCGCGAGCACGGTTGTACGGTGTTCAACTTGCTCGGCGGCATGGCAACGGCAATTTACAGCGAGCCGCGCAAGCCGAACGACGGCGACAACCCGGTGCGCATGGTGCTCAGCGGCGGTATGCCCGCGGCCCTCTGGCGCCCGTTCGAGGAGCGCTTCAACGTCAAGATCCTCGAGTGCTACGGCGCGATCGAGGGCGGGCTGGCGATCAACCCGATCGGTGTCGGACCCATCGGCAGCTTCGGCAAACCGCCACCGACGCTGGAGATGAAGATCGTCGACGAAGACGGCAACGAGTGCCCGCCCGGGGTCATCGGCGAACTGATCTCGCGGCCGACCACCGGCGAACGCGTCGAGGTCGAGTACTTCAAGAACGCCGAGGCCTCGAGAAAGAAGACCGAGGGCGGCTGGCTGCGCAGCGGCGACATGTGCCACCGCGACGCCGATGGCTGGTTCTACTTCGATTTCCGCAAGGGCGGCGGCATTCGCCACAACGGCGACTTCGTCAATCCTGGCTTCGTCGAGAAGGTCGTTGCCGAACATCCGCAGGTCAACGACGTGTTCGTCTACGGCGTGCCGGCGGCGTCGGGGGCGCCGGGCGAACGCGACGTGGTTGCAGCCATCGTGCCGGTCGACCCGGCGACGTTCGATGCGGCCAGTGTGTTTGCAACCTGCGTGAAAGGGCTGGAGTCGAACTTTGTGCCGTCGTACCTGCAGGTGGTCGAGGAGATTCCGAAGACGGCGTCGGAGAAGCCGCAGGAGCGCTTCCTGCTGGAACGCTTCGCGCCCGATGCTCCCGGAGTTTACCGCCGGTAGAGAGTGCCGCCAAATGGTGACCCAGGTCCTGCGACGGGGCTCAGGACAGGCTTCGAGATGTCCCCTGAAAAGACGGGGCCTCCTCAGTCCGAACGGCTTGGGACTCGTACTGACCGGACCTTTCCGTTCCCCTGAGCTACGATTTCCGCGTTTGCGCGCACAATGCGAAGAGATCTTCAGGCCATCGAGGGGCAGTGCCTTCCCGTTCGTCCCGAGTAGCGCCTTCTTCTGGCGCGTATCGAGGGACAGGCTCGGCAGGGGCGCGCCCCTCGATACGGAGCCCAGGGGAAGGGCTCCTACTCGGGGCGAACGGGCTGGTTGTTCGCTTTGGGTTGCGGGCGAAGCCCGCGCTGAGCTACCAGGTCCTGGTTTCTTTGTGTGGTGCGAGGATTTCGTCAGTCGTGCCGGAGAAAGTCGGCATCCGGCCCGTCATCTGACGCTGGATCCCGGCTCTCGCCGGGGTGACGGGTTCCGTCGTGTGCTCATTGGGTTGCGGGCGCAACCCGTGCCGAGGAGCTTGCTGGGTTTGTCTCCGTCTCGAAGGGCGCGCCAGCGCGCAAATCGGCGGTCTCCGGTAGCCGCCAGGGCGACGGATAATCGAGGAGTGTAGAGATGGAAAGCATAGACTACGAAGTGGATCTGACGTCTGAGGAGCGCGCGGTCAGGGACACGGCGCACCGATTCGCGGCGGAGGTCATGCGGCCCGCCGCGGCGCAGCTCGATGCGCTGGCGGACCCGCAGGACGTGATCGCAAAGGGATCGGTGCTGTGGGACGTCTTCAAGAAACATCGCGCCCTCGGTCTGACCGAGATCGTGGCTCCTGGTGGCGGGCTGGCGCCGGTGCAGCAGGCGCGCCTGCGATCGATAATCAGCGAGGAACTGGGCTGGGGCGATGCCGGGCTGGCCATCAGTGTCGGTGTCGCCAGCTTCCCGCGCATGCTGGCGCTGATGTCGGGCAATCCGGAGCTGAGCGAGCGCTTCGGGGCCGAAGACTGCATCGGCTGTTGGGCGGGGACCGAGCCGGATCACGGCAGCGACCTGATCTATTACATGAACCGTCCCGACGGCGCCGGCGCGGGGCGCCCGAACTGCGTGGCGCGCAAGGACGGCGACTCCTTCGTCATCGACGGACAGAAGTCGGCGTGGGTGTCGAACGGAACGATTGCCACGGCAGCGGCGATGTTCACCGCGGTCGACCTCGGCGACGGCAAGCGCGCCGACGCGGCTTTCCTGGTCCCGCTCGACGTGCCGGGGGTGTCTAAGGGTAAGCCGCTGAACAAGATCGGCCAGCGGGCGTTGAATCAGGGCGAGATCTTCTTCGATCACGTGCGCATTCCGGCCGAGTATATGGTGATTCCGCCCGCGACCTATGCGTTCGGTGCCGAGATGATTCTGAGCGCCGCCAACGGCGGCATGGGGGCGATCTTCGTCGGCGTGGCACAGGCGGCGTTGGACCTCGCCCTCGAGTATGCCAGGCAGCGGGTGCAGGGCGGTGTGCCGATCTTCCGGCATCAGAACGTCAGAATGCGCCTGTTCGAGATGTTTCGGAAAGTGCAGGCGGCGCGGGCGCTGAGCCGGCAGGTCACCCTCTACAACACGATGAACGTCCCCCCGAAGCTGGAGCTTGCGGTCGCCGCGAAGGTGACATCGACCAATACCGCCTTCGAGGTGGCAAGCAGCGCCCTGCAGATCTTCGGCGGCAACGGCTTGAGTCGCGAGTACCCGATCGAGAAGCTGCTGCGCGACGCCCGCGCGTCGATGATCGAGGACGGCTGCAACGACGTCCTGAGCCTCGTGGCGGCCGAGCGGCTGTAAGCGGCAGCGGCGGAAGAAGGGTCGAAGCACCATTGACCGCGCGCCGATAGTTGTGGTATACAACCATCGTCATGTCGACGAAGAGCGAACTTCGCGAGGCGTACGAGCTGCTGCGGGACGTGGCGCGGGTGTCACGGTTGTTTCAGCAGGACAACGTGCACTGCGGCGGCGTCACCTTTGTGCAGTTCACGATTCTCGATCACGTCGATCAGGCGGGCGGCGGTCTGGATCTGGCCCGGTTGCACGACGCCCTTGCCGTGGAAAAGAGCACCACGACGCGACTCGTGGAACCGCTGGTGGACAAGGGGTTTCTCGCGCGCACGCCGGCGCCGCAGGACGCGCGGGCGGTGCGGCTCGACCTGACGGCCGAGGGCCGAGCCGCGCACCGCCAGTACTGGGCGTGTCTGTCGAAGAGCTTGCGACTCGCCGTCGACGGGCTGCCAAAGGCGCGCAGCGTCGAGGTCAAGCGGGCGGTGCGGGAGTTCGTGCAGACGGTGGGACGGCTCTGCGGCGACGGCTGTTGCGGCTGACGCCGGCGGCAATGGAAGGACATGGCCATGACGGTTCGCGGTGACGGCGACTGCGGGGAGGGCGCATGCTGACGCGACGCGAGTTCATTGGCGTCGGCGTGGCCACGGCCGTGACGGCGACCGTGCCGTGGCCGCCGCGGGCGCTCGAAGCGGGGCAGGGGGCTCGGCTCGAAGGCGTTGTGCCGGTGGCCGGCGACGGTCGGATCCCCACCACGTGCAACATGTGCACGCTCGGCTGCACGGTGCTGGCGACCCGGGCCGGGGACCGGGTGGTGCGGCTTGCGGGTCACCCCGACAGTCCGGTGAACCGGGGCCGGTTGTGCGCCAAAGGCCACGCCGGACTGTACAAGCCGATCCATCCGGAACGACTCGGCACGCCGCTGATCCGTGCCGGCGCACGCGGCGCCGGGAGCTGGAAGCGCGTGTCGTGGGACGACGCGCTGGGAACGGTGGCCGCCGGCCTCGAGCGCATCCGCCGCGTCCACGGGCCGCAGAGCATCGCTCTCTGGCAGAACCTCAACATGGACCGGCCGGATATATTCGAGCGTTTCGTGCACGCGCTGGGGTCGCCGAATTTCATCGGGCACGTGTCGACCTGCGATGCGAGCCGTTTGCTGGGCGGCGCGATGACGTACGGCGCCGCGCGAGCCGTTTACGATTACGCCAACGCCGAGTGCATTCTCGCCGTTGGCATCAATCCGCTGGGCGCCAAGGACCTGGTGCTGGCGGCGCGAGAGATTCTCGACGCGAAGGCGCGGGGTACGATGCTGATCACGGTCGACCCGCGCCTTTCCGAAACCGCGGCGCGGTCGGACCTGTGGGTGCCGATCCGGCCTGGGACCGACGGTGTGCTGCTCGCCGGGCTGGCACAGTGGCTCATCGTCAACGAGCGGTTCGACCGCGACTTCGTGCGCGACCACACCTTTGGCTTCGAGACGATTCGCCGTCACCTGGCGCAGTTCGGCGTCGACGAGGTCTGCGCCGCGACGGGAATACCGCGCGAGCGTTTCCTGCGGGTCGCCGCGGCTCTGGCCGAGCTCCGCAGCGTCGTTGCCGTGGGGCGCGGCGTGGTCACGCATCGGGATGCGACCGACGCAGTGCGGATGGCCGAGATCCTGAACGCGCTGCTCGGTGCCTTCGACCGCGACGGCGGCGTGCGCCTGCTTCCCTTCCCGTCGATCCCGCTGGCCAAGGTCCAACCCGTCGTCAAGGACCCCGGCGGCGCGCGCATCGATCGCGCCAACGGGGGGCGCCTGCCGTTGCCCGTGGGGCGGGGGCCGGCCTACCCGGCGGCCTTCTTCGGCGTCTCCCACGAAGTGCCGCGGAACGTTCTGCGCGCCGACCCGTACCCGTTGAAGGGGCTGATCTTCAACGCGGTCAATCCGGTGTACTCGCTGCCGCAGGGGTCGGAACTGGTCGAGGCCATGGAGAAGATCGACCTGATTGTGTCGATCGACGCCTTCGCGTCGGAGACCACACGGTGGGCCGACGTGGTGCTGCCCGCGTCGACGTACCTCGAAGGGCTGGATCTATGGTTTCCCGCGCCGCTGCGCGTCAGCCTGCGCCAGCCCGTCATCGAGCCGCGGTTCCAGTCGCGGCCGAGTCAGGAAATCATCCTGTCGCTCGCCAGGACAATGGGGCTCGAAAGGGAGTTTCCGTTTTCTCGCTACGAAGAGTTTCTGCGTGCTCAGCTTGCCGGCACCGGCGTATCGCTCGAGGAGTTGCGGGGCCGTGGTTTTGTCGAGTGGCCGGCGGAGCCGATTGCGCCGGGACGACTCCGGAAGGGCGGGTTCATGACGCCGTCGGGTCGGGTCGAACTGGTCTCGAGCCTCCTGACCGCCGCGGGCTTTGCGCGCGAACCCCGGCCGGCGACGTGGCGGACGTCGACCGACGACGCGATCTTTCCGTATCACCTCGTGACGCACAAGCTGCCGTTTCACACTCAGTCGGCGACGGCGGAGAACCCGTATCTGGCCGGGATCCAGTCGGACAACCCGATCGTCATGAACCCGGAGACGGCGGCGCAGATCGGTGTCGAGAGCGGCGACACCGTGCAGGTCGAGTCGCGGCGGGGCGCGCTCGCCGCGCGGGTGCGAGTATCGGCGGGCATTCGTCCCGATACGCTCGCGCTGGCGCACCACTTCGGCCACACGGCCTACGCGCACACGGCGGTCGGCCGGGGCGTCAGCGGCAATCCCGTGCTGGGCGACGGCACAGATCCCATTGGTGGCAACCTCGCGTTCAACGATACTCGGGTGCGGGTGCGGCGCGTATGAACCGGGCTCTCATCGGTGTGTCTGGCCGCAAGGGTGCGCTGCAAATGGGGCTCCCGTTGCTGCTCGAGCTCGGAATGCGCGTGTTCCGCATTCCGCTCTTCCCCGGCGTGGCGCCCCTGCTGGGAGAATCGCCCGTCGCAGTGCGGCTTGGATATGCGGCGGTTCTCTGTGGCGTCGAGGTAGCCTTTCTGGGGTCGGGTGGCTGGGAACTGGTGGTGGCGTCCGGGATTGCGGCGTCGTTGGTGGGGCGGCGGTGGCGGTTTCTCCGTTTTACGCTCGCCGCGGCCGGGGTGTGGGTGATGCTGGGCGTGGCCACCCGGAGTCTCGGCGGCGGCAGCTTTGGGCTCGAGACGCTGCTGACTGCCGTGTTGGTGCGCGTGACGGGATCGGAGGTGCTGGCTGCTGCCGCGGCTCGCGTGGTGCTGGCGGCGCTGGTGTACGTGTCGGTGCTGTCGATGGGCCTGGTGACCAGGCCGTTTCGGCGGTTGGTGCCGGCGACGGTCGCGTTGCTGTTACTGGTCAACGCCTGTGCCGACAAGGAGAGCACCGCATTCCGCCCGGACGGGGTGGGGAGAGAGGAGATGGTCCGCGTGGACTACGGCGAAGCGGTGCTGGAGCGGCGGGGCCATCCGATCGTTCTCGGCGACGCGCACGACAACGGGCGTTGTCTGTCGTGTCACCGTGGCAAGGTCGGGCCGACCGATCTTCCGCTGGCGCAGAAGGGCTTCCACGAGATCCACTACGAGGTGGTACGGGTGGCTGCTCCGTGCACCTCGTGTCACGCGGGTGCGGGGCGCCCCGGGTTTCCCGGCGAGTACCCGCAACAGGGCGCTCGTCACGCGTACAACCAGACGTGCGCCGGGTGTCACTCCGGGGCCGACGGCCCGCGCTGGGCACGGAGCATGCGATGACTCAGGTGGGCTTCCTGTTCGATCCGGCTCGTTGCATCGGGTGCCAGTCGTGCCGGGTCGCCTGTCAGGTGTACAACGAAACCACCGCCGAGGTGAACTGGCGGCAGGTGACCTCGCACGAGCGCGGCGCGTTTCCCGACGTCGTCCAGCACAACCTTTCGCTGGCCTGCAACCATTGCGAACGGCCTGCCTGCATGGCCGTTTGCCCGGCCGACGCCATTCAGAAGCGCGTATCCGATGGCATCGTTACCGTCGATCCCGACCGCTGCAACGGCTGCCGGCGCTGCGTTGGCGCCTGTCCCTACGGTGCGCCGCGGCCGGCGCCGGATCGGTCCCGCGTGTCCAAGTGCGACTTCTGTATGGCGCGGCAGGACGCGGGACTCGCTCCGGTGTGCGTGGAGACGTGCGTCGGCGGGGCGCTGCGCTACGGGCCGCTGGACGAGATGGATGCGATGGCAGGGGAGGGGCCGCTGGCGAGCTCCGTCGAGGGCTTCTTCGATCCTGCGTGGACACGGCCGTCGATCCGCTTCGTTGCGCGGAAGTGAATGAGGCAAGACGCCGAAGCTGCCGGCACCGGGGGGGCGTGAGCTGTGGAGAGCGCGCGCCCGGCCCGGGTCCGGCACATAATCGTGCACGCACAGATGACTCGACCCGACCAGCTCGACCTGATGGGTCGCCCTGGCGTGACCCCGACCTTCCACAATCCGCGCACCTTCTTCTTCGGCGACCGCCACCGGGAAGTGTTTCTCGGGCCGGCGCGCACCGCGCGTCGAGGCCGGTTCATTCGGCCCTGGCGGTGGCGTTCCGGATCAAGCGCAAGTAGAACCTCACGGCGTCGGCGTAGGCGCTGACTGCGATGCGTTCGTCGGCGCCATGGGCACGACCAAGCTCGGAGACCGCCCCGCGCACCGGCGTGAAACGGAACACGTTCGGTGTGAGGCCGGTGTAGAAGCGGGCGTCGGTGCCGCCGGTGGTCAGCACGGGCGCGACCGCGGCGTCGGGGAAGACTTCCTGGACTGTCTGCCCGACGAGGGCGAAGGCGGTTGAGTCGGTAGGCGAGGTCGGCGAGGGTTCGCGCGCGCGCAGGACTTTGATGTCGATGCGCTCGTCGGCGATCACGTTGCGCAA
This window contains:
- a CDS encoding Nonspecific lipid-transfer protein, translated to MTDSFSREVYVSGVGMTAFGRHEGKTVAELGQEAVKAALADAGVDYSAVEIAYCGHVMQGLTAGQKVLYGVGMTGVPIFNVENACASGTSALRSAVMAVGFGMAKVALAVGFEVMGRGAIPTGGDQRLEALARDGAPAMPSMFANLFRLHAERYGTTVEQMAMVSVKNRGYGAGNPRAQFHDPVTVDDVMRSREVAPPLRLLMCCPTSSGAAAAVVTSADVARTTRRPIRVVASALQSDPALGGGDPLAGITEINSRVMRAAYEQAGIGPDRIDCAEVHDCFSIAEIIHYENLGLCARGEGGRFVEQGLATARVKVSTSGGLLAKGHPLGATGVAQAVEAVEQLRGESGARQVPNARVALTHCQGFGGAAGVHIFTA
- a CDS encoding AMP-binding protein produces the protein MRERNELILADLVAARAEAAPDFDVVTFDGGGVRPHEVRTYADLWMNGNRVAAGLVAKGLAKGDRFGLMMRNHPEFVETMVAASITGGVFVPVDPRTRGDKLAYTLRNSECRGIVCADYCLAQVAAVRADVPSLEWIVVLESQEDANCMPTGDVRGAEPFAPLLDRPETYVTPRVEVPGDPLEIIYTSGTTGDPKGVVCPNGRYVGASAIGYLIGFQPGDRPYNGLSLTHGNAQLITLAPSLSMKLRAVFSRRFTKSRLWDVLREHGCTVFNLLGGMATAIYSEPRKPNDGDNPVRMVLSGGMPAALWRPFEERFNVKILECYGAIEGGLAINPIGVGPIGSFGKPPPTLEMKIVDEDGNECPPGVIGELISRPTTGERVEVEYFKNAEASRKKTEGGWLRSGDMCHRDADGWFYFDFRKGGGIRHNGDFVNPGFVEKVVAEHPQVNDVFVYGVPAASGAPGERDVVAAIVPVDPATFDAASVFATCVKGLESNFVPSYLQVVEEIPKTASEKPQERFLLERFAPDAPGVYRR
- a CDS encoding acyl-CoA/acyl-ACP dehydrogenase, translated to MESIDYEVDLTSEERAVRDTAHRFAAEVMRPAAAQLDALADPQDVIAKGSVLWDVFKKHRALGLTEIVAPGGGLAPVQQARLRSIISEELGWGDAGLAISVGVASFPRMLALMSGNPELSERFGAEDCIGCWAGTEPDHGSDLIYYMNRPDGAGAGRPNCVARKDGDSFVIDGQKSAWVSNGTIATAAAMFTAVDLGDGKRADAAFLVPLDVPGVSKGKPLNKIGQRALNQGEIFFDHVRIPAEYMVIPPATYAFGAEMILSAANGGMGAIFVGVAQAALDLALEYARQRVQGGVPIFRHQNVRMRLFEMFRKVQAARALSRQVTLYNTMNVPPKLELAVAAKVTSTNTAFEVASSALQIFGGNGLSREYPIEKLLRDARASMIEDGCNDVLSLVAAERL
- a CDS encoding MarR family transcriptional regulator, which codes for MSTKSELREAYELLRDVARVSRLFQQDNVHCGGVTFVQFTILDHVDQAGGGLDLARLHDALAVEKSTTTRLVEPLVDKGFLARTPAPQDARAVRLDLTAEGRAAHRQYWACLSKSLRLAVDGLPKARSVEVKRAVREFVQTVGRLCGDGCCG
- a CDS encoding molybdopterin-dependent oxidoreductase codes for the protein MLTRREFIGVGVATAVTATVPWPPRALEAGQGARLEGVVPVAGDGRIPTTCNMCTLGCTVLATRAGDRVVRLAGHPDSPVNRGRLCAKGHAGLYKPIHPERLGTPLIRAGARGAGSWKRVSWDDALGTVAAGLERIRRVHGPQSIALWQNLNMDRPDIFERFVHALGSPNFIGHVSTCDASRLLGGAMTYGAARAVYDYANAECILAVGINPLGAKDLVLAAREILDAKARGTMLITVDPRLSETAARSDLWVPIRPGTDGVLLAGLAQWLIVNERFDRDFVRDHTFGFETIRRHLAQFGVDEVCAATGIPRERFLRVAAALAELRSVVAVGRGVVTHRDATDAVRMAEILNALLGAFDRDGGVRLLPFPSIPLAKVQPVVKDPGGARIDRANGGRLPLPVGRGPAYPAAFFGVSHEVPRNVLRADPYPLKGLIFNAVNPVYSLPQGSELVEAMEKIDLIVSIDAFASETTRWADVVLPASTYLEGLDLWFPAPLRVSLRQPVIEPRFQSRPSQEIILSLARTMGLEREFPFSRYEEFLRAQLAGTGVSLEELRGRGFVEWPAEPIAPGRLRKGGFMTPSGRVELVSSLLTAAGFAREPRPATWRTSTDDAIFPYHLVTHKLPFHTQSATAENPYLAGIQSDNPIVMNPETAAQIGVESGDTVQVESRRGALAARVRVSAGIRPDTLALAHHFGHTAYAHTAVGRGVSGNPVLGDGTDPIGGNLAFNDTRVRVRRV
- a CDS encoding 4Fe-4S dicluster domain-containing protein, whose amino-acid sequence is MTQVGFLFDPARCIGCQSCRVACQVYNETTAEVNWRQVTSHERGAFPDVVQHNLSLACNHCERPACMAVCPADAIQKRVSDGIVTVDPDRCNGCRRCVGACPYGAPRPAPDRSRVSKCDFCMARQDAGLAPVCVETCVGGALRYGPLDEMDAMAGEGPLASSVEGFFDPAWTRPSIRFVARK